A section of the Zavarzinella sp. genome encodes:
- a CDS encoding MFS transporter, which yields MTTNSQESPSQKPTGIRFRMMFFTMCVAFFMYNDRACLAQFSTEVKRDLGLSPGQWDWVLSAFFWSYALAQVPAGLLGVRLGFTRTLGMLLILWSFFTAVSGMAAGFAALLAARLAIGVTEAGAYPNSAAIIRNWFPVASRGRANSIVALGGRLGWACSQFVTPLLMVLFISIILGLGNSTETANKYGWRLVMIFFGLIGIIWGFFYLRLAKDHPTEHPASNAAEAALVGPSTKLSQDPFPWKTILSSYSMWIYGFIQFAINVGWVFLITKLPQMLDELFRVSAAQRGVYSALPAMVSVLGLFLGGITTDYVGKRMGVRWGRSLPLAFVLFLASLAYLGAYWWIGSLIPLMIMLCIVSLSSDLGNPPLWAFSQDVGGKFAGAALGWGNMWGNLGAAVSPVALGLLWSKTITHNGWNLIMLACAISYALAGISALFLNANHKLIADPPMKAR from the coding sequence ATGACCACCAATTCGCAGGAGAGCCCCAGCCAGAAGCCCACCGGCATCCGCTTCCGCATGATGTTTTTCACCATGTGCGTGGCCTTTTTCATGTACAACGATCGCGCCTGTCTGGCCCAGTTTTCAACCGAAGTGAAGCGGGATCTTGGCCTGAGTCCCGGCCAATGGGATTGGGTGTTAAGTGCGTTTTTCTGGTCGTACGCGCTTGCACAGGTGCCTGCAGGGTTACTTGGGGTGCGGCTGGGCTTTACACGCACGCTGGGGATGTTGTTGATTTTGTGGTCGTTCTTCACTGCGGTCAGTGGAATGGCTGCTGGTTTTGCCGCACTGCTGGCAGCACGTCTGGCGATTGGGGTAACCGAAGCGGGTGCCTATCCCAATTCGGCTGCAATTATCCGCAATTGGTTTCCCGTGGCCAGTCGTGGGCGGGCCAATAGTATCGTGGCCCTCGGTGGGCGACTGGGCTGGGCCTGTTCCCAGTTTGTTACCCCACTGCTGATGGTGTTGTTCATTTCAATCATTTTGGGGCTGGGCAACAGCACAGAAACGGCCAATAAATATGGCTGGCGGCTGGTCATGATCTTTTTTGGTCTGATTGGCATCATCTGGGGCTTCTTTTATCTGCGTCTGGCGAAAGATCACCCCACGGAACATCCCGCATCGAACGCTGCCGAAGCCGCCCTGGTGGGGCCGAGTACCAAACTATCGCAGGACCCTTTCCCATGGAAAACGATCTTAAGTAGTTACAGTATGTGGATTTACGGCTTTATTCAGTTTGCAATCAATGTGGGCTGGGTATTCCTGATCACCAAATTGCCACAAATGCTGGATGAACTGTTTCGCGTCTCGGCAGCTCAACGTGGAGTCTATTCCGCGTTACCCGCGATGGTCAGTGTGCTGGGCCTGTTTTTAGGCGGAATCACCACCGATTACGTGGGTAAAAGAATGGGGGTGCGCTGGGGAAGATCCCTCCCACTGGCGTTTGTGCTGTTTCTGGCATCGCTAGCCTACCTGGGTGCCTATTGGTGGATTGGCAGCCTGATCCCACTGATGATTATGTTGTGCATTGTTTCTCTGTCATCTGATCTGGGAAATCCCCCACTGTGGGCATTTTCGCAGGACGTGGGGGGTAAGTTTGCCGGTGCCGCACTGGGCTGGGGCAATATGTGGGGCAATCTGGGGGCTGCGGTATCACCTGTTGCACTGGGTTTACTCTGGTCGAAAACAATCACCCATAACGGATGGAATCTGATTATGCTGGCCTGTGCGATCAGTTATGCCCTGGCCGGAATCAGTGCGTTGTTTTTAAATGCCAACCATAAACTGATTGCTGACCCACCGATGAAAGCTCGATAA
- a CDS encoding RraA family protein has protein sequence MGITIELMRQHFTSAVVCDALDAEGYRRQSPRLPIQPMWDSGVLIGRCKTTLWADMAHVDPQPYALELQAVDSCQPDDVLIAAAGGSIRSGIWGELLSTAARRAGCAGVIVDGAIRDRRQIRQMQFPCFARSVCIYDSRDRQRVIDIDIPVEIDGILFEPGALVVADEDGIVVVPTHVEASVVQRAWDKVLAENQVRTAIQNGMSATAAFEQFGVL, from the coding sequence ATGGGCATCACAATTGAATTAATGCGGCAGCACTTCACCAGTGCGGTGGTGTGCGACGCCCTGGATGCGGAAGGATATCGTCGCCAGTCCCCACGGTTACCCATTCAGCCCATGTGGGACAGTGGTGTGCTGATTGGTCGCTGTAAAACAACCTTGTGGGCAGATATGGCCCATGTCGACCCACAACCGTATGCTCTTGAACTGCAAGCAGTAGACAGCTGCCAGCCAGACGATGTGCTGATTGCTGCAGCGGGTGGCTCCATCCGTTCCGGCATCTGGGGCGAACTGCTTTCTACCGCAGCACGACGTGCGGGGTGCGCAGGAGTGATTGTCGATGGTGCGATTCGAGACCGTCGACAGATTCGGCAGATGCAGTTTCCATGTTTTGCTCGCAGTGTATGTATTTACGACAGCAGAGATCGCCAACGCGTGATCGACATCGATATTCCCGTTGAAATCGATGGCATCCTGTTTGAACCTGGTGCATTGGTGGTTGCTGATGAGGATGGTATCGTCGTGGTGCCCACCCACGTGGAAGCAAGCGTCGTCCAGCGGGCGTGGGACAAAGTACTAGCCGAAAATCAGGTCCGCACCGCCATTCAAAACGGGATGTCTGCCACGGCAGCGTTCGAGCAATTTGGAGTATTATGA
- the thiL gene encoding thiamine-phosphate kinase, with amino-acid sequence MGSELDFISWLSQQQCPTPDVIVGIGDDAAVVRPMVHGLVCTTDMLMEGSCFLLHDAGPYRVGQKAIHVNLSDLAAMLAIPKYVLISLGIPRSFSLETIKNLYLGMKNACNHHDVVIIGGDTNSWEGPLTISVTALGEAPAGGSPLRSHAQVGDGIFVTGPLGGSILGHHLDFQPKTDWISFLRQHPVRGMLDISDGLACDLLKICQASHVGAELFAQQIPITLAAKELAAKTGKTSLEHALHDGEDFELLFTIAQSDIPALVAAHAQSPLPPTLFRIGEIVANGFWLKNENSLTKLSPHGYEHLFGENAPPEQ; translated from the coding sequence GTGGGCAGCGAACTTGATTTCATTTCCTGGCTGAGCCAGCAGCAATGCCCCACCCCGGATGTGATTGTGGGTATCGGCGATGATGCGGCGGTGGTTCGCCCCATGGTGCATGGATTGGTCTGCACGACTGACATGTTAATGGAGGGGAGTTGTTTTCTGCTGCACGATGCCGGCCCTTATCGCGTGGGGCAGAAAGCGATCCATGTCAACCTAAGCGACCTGGCAGCAATGTTGGCGATTCCGAAATACGTTCTCATTAGTTTGGGTATCCCGCGCTCTTTTTCGCTTGAGACAATAAAAAATTTATACCTGGGCATGAAAAATGCCTGTAATCATCACGACGTGGTGATCATTGGGGGCGATACCAACAGTTGGGAAGGCCCGTTAACCATTTCGGTCACGGCACTGGGTGAGGCACCTGCAGGTGGTTCGCCCTTGCGATCCCACGCCCAGGTGGGGGATGGAATTTTCGTAACCGGACCACTGGGTGGCAGCATTCTTGGGCACCATCTCGATTTTCAACCGAAAACGGATTGGATCTCTTTTCTCCGGCAGCACCCCGTGCGAGGGATGCTGGATATTTCTGATGGTTTGGCATGTGATTTGCTGAAAATTTGCCAGGCAAGCCACGTTGGGGCAGAATTATTTGCACAGCAAATACCGATTACCCTTGCAGCAAAGGAACTTGCGGCAAAAACAGGCAAAACGTCTCTGGAACATGCCTTGCACGATGGGGAGGATTTCGAATTGCTGTTTACCATTGCACAGAGCGATATTCCCGCACTGGTGGCTGCACATGCTCAATCGCCATTGCCGCCCACGCTGTTTCGAATTGGCGAAATCGTTGCAAATGGTTTCTGGCTAAAAAATGAGAACAGCCTCACAAAACTTTCGCCGCACGGTTACGAGCACCTATTTGGCGAAAATGCCCCACCTGAACAGTGA
- a CDS encoding GTP-binding protein, with protein MKQVRYIMLGGFLGAGKTTTIARLAQQFIQKGHIVGVVTNDQAQDLVDTNNLRSQGLTVEEVPGACFCCKFDELIDKTKTLDAATRPDILLAEPVGSCTDLVATVIQPLRDLYQDRFSIAPYAVLFKPSHGLRILKNESSGFSPKAAYIFRKQLEEADLIVINRKDELETEKLAELQELLAAQFPTTPHLAISAKTGEGFQELTEFLNQEGRFGQRILEIDYDIYAAGEAELGWLNSSVRATFQHPTDIDAFILELVRRLHHQLVEVGAEIAHLKVIAMEDGGSFAVANVVSSDDLPKVSLAAQQQWQECDIVVNARVAIDPEILEKMVQETLQTLAQQQDTTIDWRQTQSFRPGRPTPTHRYDSAVNS; from the coding sequence ATGAAACAAGTGCGTTATATTATGTTGGGCGGATTTCTAGGTGCTGGTAAGACCACTACGATTGCCCGTTTAGCCCAGCAATTCATCCAAAAGGGACATATTGTGGGTGTGGTAACCAACGATCAGGCTCAGGATCTGGTGGACACCAACAATCTTCGTTCGCAGGGCCTGACCGTGGAAGAAGTACCAGGGGCTTGTTTTTGCTGCAAATTTGATGAGCTGATCGACAAAACCAAAACCTTGGATGCTGCCACCCGCCCCGATATTCTGCTGGCAGAACCTGTGGGAAGTTGCACCGATCTGGTTGCCACTGTCATCCAGCCACTGCGGGATCTCTATCAGGATCGGTTTTCGATTGCACCGTACGCAGTGCTGTTCAAACCCAGCCACGGCCTGCGAATACTGAAGAACGAATCAAGCGGTTTTTCACCGAAAGCCGCTTATATTTTTCGCAAGCAGTTGGAAGAAGCCGACCTGATTGTCATCAACCGAAAAGATGAACTGGAAACGGAAAAACTGGCCGAATTACAGGAATTGCTGGCCGCACAGTTCCCCACCACGCCCCATCTGGCAATTTCAGCAAAAACTGGGGAAGGTTTTCAGGAATTGACCGAATTTCTGAATCAAGAAGGGCGTTTCGGTCAGCGAATTCTGGAGATTGACTACGACATTTATGCCGCTGGTGAAGCGGAATTAGGCTGGCTGAATTCGAGCGTGCGTGCGACTTTTCAGCATCCCACCGATATCGATGCGTTTATTCTGGAACTGGTGCGTCGATTGCATCATCAACTGGTCGAAGTGGGAGCAGAAATTGCCCACCTGAAGGTGATCGCAATGGAAGATGGGGGAAGTTTTGCAGTTGCCAACGTGGTCAGTTCCGATGATCTGCCCAAAGTGTCGCTCGCTGCACAACAGCAGTGGCAGGAATGCGACATCGTGGTGAATGCCCGCGTTGCTATCGATCCGGAAATTCTGGAAAAAATGGTACAGGAAACGCTGCAAACTCTTGCCCAGCAACAGGATACGACGATTGACTGGCGTCAGACTCAAAGCTTCCGCCCCGGCAGGCCAACCCCCACCCACCGCTACGATAGTGCCGTGAACTCATAA
- a CDS encoding nucleotidyl transferase AbiEii/AbiGii toxin family protein produces the protein MAKKKNTAKSSSFDDIKRAIIIGLFSIDQLLDKLVLKGGNALSLVYDISTRASLDIDLSIPGEFDDSKEVSSLIESSLQASFDDLSFQLFDFSMTEEPREVTNDLTGFWGGYSVMFKLIEKSKYFEHPHELDWLRRNSITLGNSNVRKFTVDISKHEYCKEKRDHQINGYKIYVYTPAMIVCEKLRAICQQIDEYRKIVFKHKAKRARDFLDIFQICELEEIDPKQDSFRSTLLNVFTIKNVPLRLLNNLENERDFHKSDFISVKATVANSSELKDFDFYFQFTLDFIQKLETFWNE, from the coding sequence ATGGCTAAAAAGAAGAATACTGCCAAAAGCTCCAGTTTTGATGATATCAAAAGAGCCATCATTATTGGGCTGTTTTCAATTGATCAGCTACTCGACAAGCTAGTGCTCAAAGGAGGCAACGCACTTTCTTTAGTTTACGATATTTCAACACGAGCTTCACTTGATATTGACCTCTCCATTCCTGGTGAATTCGATGACTCCAAAGAAGTATCTTCGCTTATTGAGTCCTCCCTGCAAGCTAGCTTTGATGATCTTTCGTTCCAATTATTTGATTTTTCGATGACAGAAGAGCCTCGTGAGGTAACAAACGACCTTACAGGATTTTGGGGTGGTTACAGTGTAATGTTCAAACTCATTGAAAAAAGCAAGTACTTCGAACACCCCCATGAACTCGATTGGCTCCGAAGAAACAGTATTACCTTAGGAAACAGTAATGTGCGAAAGTTTACAGTAGACATTAGTAAACATGAATACTGCAAAGAGAAGCGAGATCACCAAATAAATGGTTATAAGATTTACGTTTATACTCCTGCAATGATTGTCTGCGAAAAATTGCGTGCAATCTGCCAGCAAATCGATGAGTATCGGAAAATAGTTTTCAAGCACAAAGCGAAGCGAGCACGTGATTTTCTTGATATTTTTCAAATCTGCGAATTGGAGGAGATTGATCCTAAGCAAGACTCATTTAGATCAACACTTTTGAATGTATTCACCATTAAAAATGTTCCTTTGCGTTTGTTGAATAATTTAGAAAATGAACGTGATTTTCACAAATCAGACTTTATATCTGTAAAGGCGACTGTTGCGAATTCCAGCGAGTTGAAGGATTTCGATTTCTACTTTCAATTTACGCTTGATTTTATTCAAAAATTAGAAACCTTTTGGAATGAATAG
- a CDS encoding type IV toxin-antitoxin system AbiEi family antitoxin — translation MYKTTFPGYQKMAPRTRLTIAKADILAALAKTQKYAFSRADLEELLAENRSFWRLAQKTTVNQFVQFLQKNANLQSHIFQFPRPVVRYTLGEIGHFALIQSINQDGYYSHYTAMHFHGLTEQIPKSIYFNIEQNLRPGGGELTQAGINRSFATACRTTNNIASFREYTVYLLNGGNTDQLGVVEKVSNEGTTLRMTNLERTLIDITVRPVYSGGIAEVAKAFAEASDRVSINRLCAYLRKIAYTYPYHQSIGYYLERSGNYTKSQISQLEEFNIEFNFMLDYQMTATEYVEKWRLFIPKGF, via the coding sequence ATGTATAAAACGACGTTTCCAGGTTACCAGAAAATGGCTCCAAGAACGAGATTAACCATCGCGAAAGCGGACATACTTGCCGCACTTGCCAAAACCCAAAAGTACGCCTTCTCCAGAGCGGACCTTGAAGAGCTTCTAGCTGAAAATCGATCTTTCTGGCGACTTGCTCAGAAAACAACTGTAAATCAGTTTGTGCAGTTTTTGCAGAAGAACGCCAATCTTCAATCACACATTTTTCAGTTTCCACGCCCTGTAGTAAGATACACGTTAGGCGAAATTGGACATTTTGCACTGATTCAATCAATCAACCAGGATGGATATTATAGCCACTATACTGCAATGCACTTCCATGGACTCACTGAGCAAATTCCCAAGTCGATATACTTCAACATCGAACAGAATCTGCGGCCCGGGGGAGGAGAACTCACGCAAGCTGGAATAAACCGCTCGTTTGCCACTGCATGTAGAACAACCAACAACATCGCATCATTTCGGGAATACACTGTGTATCTGTTAAATGGTGGCAACACAGATCAATTGGGAGTCGTTGAAAAAGTAAGCAATGAGGGCACTACGCTGAGGATGACAAATCTTGAGCGTACATTAATCGACATTACAGTACGGCCGGTTTATTCCGGTGGTATTGCTGAAGTGGCGAAAGCTTTTGCAGAAGCTTCTGATCGGGTATCCATCAACCGCTTATGTGCATACCTGAGGAAAATTGCTTACACTTATCCTTACCATCAGTCAATTGGTTATTACCTGGAAAGAAGTGGCAACTACACAAAGTCACAGATTAGTCAACTTGAAGAGTTTAATATTGAATTTAATTTTATGCTCGACTACCAAATGACGGCAACTGAATATGTTGAAAAATGGCGGCTATTCATTCCAAAAGGTTTCTAA
- a CDS encoding SRPBCC domain-containing protein, translating into MKEQLDCSVQTERLLNASPQEVYSAFEDPALLAQWWGPEGFTNTFSQFEFVPEGRWVFTMHAPNGANYLNDSIFRELVPNERLVIEHIVMPWFRLTVTLSPSENKTLLHWHQEFENPTVAAAMRELSTTANEQVLDRLGSILTKTQTY; encoded by the coding sequence ATGAAAGAACAACTTGATTGTTCGGTGCAGACAGAACGTCTGTTGAATGCCAGCCCACAAGAGGTGTACAGCGCATTTGAAGATCCTGCCTTACTGGCACAATGGTGGGGACCTGAGGGTTTCACCAATACGTTCTCTCAGTTTGAATTCGTGCCTGAAGGACGCTGGGTATTTACAATGCATGCGCCCAACGGTGCCAATTACTTAAACGACAGCATCTTTCGGGAATTAGTACCCAATGAGCGGCTTGTTATTGAACATATTGTGATGCCCTGGTTTCGCCTGACGGTGACTCTTTCTCCTAGCGAAAACAAAACGCTGCTACATTGGCATCAGGAATTTGAAAACCCGACTGTCGCTGCAGCCATGCGCGAACTGAGCACCACAGCAAATGAACAGGTGCTGGATCGCTTAGGATCCATCCTGACCAAAACACAAACGTATTAA
- the aroF gene encoding 3-deoxy-7-phosphoheptulonate synthase, whose product MLVVMQNQATQQQIDRVIEAICRLELTPHPLPGATRTAIGITGNTGAVDSRQLEVLDGVKECIRVTKPYKLTGREMHPADTVIDFPQSRISSQHFTIIAGPCSVENEAMIADTARFLLENGVHFLRAGAFKPRSSPYSFQGMGLQGIEILKRVRQESGIGIVTELMDVEHAAAFEDQIDMVQIGTRNMQNYSLLKRVSQMRVPVLLKRGMSATLDEWLMSAEYILAGGNYQVILCERGVRTFSDHSRNTLDLSVIPPAKALSHLPIFVDPSHGTGKRAYVPAMAKAALAAGADGLLIEIHPTPEQAMSDGAQSLDFVGFQQLLTSLREMAPIMNRMVN is encoded by the coding sequence ATGCTCGTAGTGATGCAGAATCAGGCAACTCAACAGCAGATTGATCGCGTGATAGAAGCAATTTGCCGCCTGGAGCTGACCCCCCACCCATTACCCGGGGCGACTCGCACAGCAATTGGAATCACCGGCAATACGGGTGCGGTTGATTCACGGCAACTGGAAGTCCTGGATGGCGTGAAGGAATGTATTCGGGTGACCAAACCGTACAAACTTACCGGGCGGGAAATGCACCCTGCGGATACTGTAATCGATTTTCCACAGTCCAGGATCAGCTCGCAGCATTTCACGATCATTGCAGGTCCCTGTTCGGTTGAAAATGAAGCGATGATCGCAGATACGGCCCGTTTTCTACTGGAAAACGGCGTCCATTTCCTGCGGGCGGGCGCGTTCAAACCACGCAGCAGCCCCTACAGTTTTCAGGGAATGGGCCTGCAAGGAATTGAAATCCTGAAGCGGGTAAGGCAGGAAAGTGGCATTGGAATTGTTACCGAGCTGATGGATGTGGAACATGCTGCGGCATTTGAAGATCAGATTGATATGGTGCAGATTGGCACCCGAAACATGCAGAATTATTCGTTGCTGAAACGTGTTTCGCAGATGCGGGTTCCTGTTCTGCTGAAACGTGGAATGAGTGCCACTCTGGATGAATGGTTGATGTCGGCAGAATATATCCTGGCAGGTGGGAATTATCAGGTGATCCTCTGTGAGCGTGGTGTACGGACATTTTCCGATCATAGCCGGAATACGCTGGATCTGTCCGTGATCCCACCTGCCAAAGCACTCTCCCACTTACCGATATTTGTGGACCCCAGTCATGGGACAGGGAAACGAGCCTACGTACCCGCAATGGCCAAGGCAGCCCTGGCAGCGGGTGCGGATGGGTTGTTGATTGAAATCCACCCCACACCCGAACAGGCAATGTCCGATGGGGCCCAGTCGCTCGATTTTGTCGGTTTTCAGCAGTTACTGACCTCACTTCGCGAAATGGCCCCAATCATGAACCGGATGGTGAATTAA
- a CDS encoding DUF6585 family protein encodes MQRLNDLEMLPGWPDHLTVVIQELGLPEEIYSISELKNRRRLIAGALLLVAAALGGLYIYVQQIENSILEIIACISMAIAGLSLVGVARSERGLWVLQYPHGLLRWQNNALISFNWDEVVCLQLTGVTHCGPFQGEADANGEPRSAWIPVDRSVSALVGPSMLLVRRDGGLAIFPSSLNNFATLVKVAQQQTFQRLWPKHLEQFRRKGKVELGEMTIRRRGVQSTTSEIDWNRIREVLICGGNFMIQDKNHHRPWGIVPLERILNPHVLMAFIAMGISPRTERPTATR; translated from the coding sequence ATGCAACGACTGAATGATTTGGAAATGCTCCCCGGCTGGCCAGACCACTTGACCGTGGTTATCCAGGAGTTGGGGCTGCCAGAGGAAATTTACTCCATTTCCGAACTCAAAAATCGTCGTCGCCTGATTGCGGGTGCCTTGCTGCTCGTTGCGGCCGCCTTGGGCGGGCTCTACATCTACGTCCAACAGATCGAAAACTCCATTCTGGAGATCATTGCCTGCATCAGCATGGCAATTGCCGGGTTGTCGCTGGTCGGAGTTGCTCGTTCAGAACGTGGCTTGTGGGTGCTGCAATATCCCCATGGATTACTTCGCTGGCAAAACAATGCCCTGATTTCTTTCAATTGGGACGAAGTTGTTTGCCTGCAACTGACTGGTGTGACCCACTGTGGGCCATTTCAGGGCGAAGCGGATGCCAATGGCGAACCACGAAGCGCATGGATCCCGGTGGATCGCTCTGTATCTGCTCTGGTGGGTCCCAGTATGCTGTTAGTCCGTCGAGATGGTGGGCTGGCAATTTTTCCCTCGTCGCTCAACAATTTTGCCACACTGGTGAAAGTGGCTCAACAGCAGACTTTTCAACGTCTCTGGCCAAAGCACCTCGAACAATTCCGCCGGAAAGGGAAGGTGGAATTGGGCGAAATGACCATTCGTCGACGTGGAGTCCAGAGCACCACCAGCGAAATCGACTGGAACCGAATACGTGAAGTATTGATCTGTGGTGGCAACTTTATGATTCAGGACAAAAACCACCACCGCCCGTGGGGAATTGTGCCACTGGAGCGAATTCTGAATCCGCATGTGCTGATGGCATTTATTGCGATGGGAATCTCCCCACGCACCGAACGCCCGACAGCAACACGATAA
- a CDS encoding DUF1080 domain-containing protein yields MKRWWPGILVTVGFGASMWCYDLWRTNVYAQREYKSGIVWPEPPVVTPGSTVGMPPSDAKVLFDGKDLSQWKNGENWVIEDGYAIAKKSGITTKEMFGDCQFHLEFATPAEVKGEGQGRGNSGIYFMGRYEVQILDSFQNKTYFDGQCASIYKQNPPMVNASRGPGEWQTYDIIFESARFDEQKKLIKPTTITVLHNGVVVQNHFECEGGTYYDRPAAYTPHEPRGTINLQFHGNPVKFRNIWIRELKPLVGKKPEPKSELKTPTKE; encoded by the coding sequence ATGAAACGTTGGTGGCCTGGAATTCTGGTAACAGTTGGCTTTGGTGCCAGCATGTGGTGTTACGATCTGTGGCGAACGAATGTGTATGCCCAGCGGGAGTATAAATCGGGAATTGTCTGGCCGGAACCACCTGTGGTAACGCCTGGCAGTACGGTTGGCATGCCACCTTCTGATGCCAAAGTGCTTTTCGATGGTAAAGACTTGAGCCAGTGGAAGAACGGTGAAAACTGGGTTATTGAAGATGGTTATGCCATCGCCAAAAAATCGGGCATTACCACCAAAGAAATGTTTGGTGATTGCCAGTTTCACTTGGAGTTTGCTACCCCGGCAGAGGTGAAAGGTGAAGGTCAGGGGCGTGGAAACAGCGGCATTTACTTTATGGGGCGTTATGAAGTACAGATTCTCGATTCATTCCAGAACAAAACCTATTTTGATGGCCAGTGTGCTTCCATCTACAAGCAGAACCCACCGATGGTAAATGCCAGCCGTGGACCTGGGGAATGGCAGACCTATGACATTATTTTTGAATCAGCTCGGTTTGACGAACAGAAGAAACTGATCAAGCCGACTACAATTACCGTGCTGCACAATGGGGTAGTGGTGCAGAATCATTTTGAATGCGAGGGAGGCACTTATTACGATCGGCCAGCAGCATATACGCCCCACGAACCACGTGGTACGATCAATCTGCAGTTCCACGGTAATCCGGTCAAGTTTCGCAATATCTGGATACGCGAATTGAAGCCTTTGGTGGGCAAGAAACCAGAACCAAAGTCGGAATTGAAAACCCCCACCAAAGAATAA
- a CDS encoding alpha/beta hydrolase-fold protein encodes MKPLFYCCFLACSGIISAADDYKPGPWAEPKENVPKGKVTEAIWESKVFAGTNRKYWTYVPAQYDGSTPACVMIFQDGEWYQQPKGQYRVPIVMDNLIDAGKLPVIIAVFINPGNISAEGGGENRRNRSFEYDTLSPQYAEFLEKEILEELGKKYKLRTDAAGRGICGISSGGICAFTAAWERPDLFSKVLSHVGSFTNIRGGDVYPGMIRKTQRKPIRVWLQDGANDLDNLHGSWPLMNLSMAAALKYMRYDYRFEFGDGGHNGKQGGQTMPEALMWLWRDEVKTAK; translated from the coding sequence ATGAAACCATTGTTCTACTGCTGTTTTCTGGCATGTTCAGGCATCATTTCTGCTGCTGATGATTACAAGCCAGGTCCATGGGCAGAGCCCAAAGAAAATGTACCCAAAGGGAAGGTAACCGAAGCCATCTGGGAAAGCAAGGTTTTTGCGGGAACCAATCGCAAATACTGGACTTACGTTCCCGCACAGTACGATGGAAGTACACCGGCCTGTGTGATGATTTTTCAGGATGGAGAGTGGTATCAGCAGCCAAAAGGCCAATACCGCGTGCCCATCGTGATGGACAATCTGATCGATGCCGGAAAATTACCCGTCATTATTGCGGTATTTATTAACCCAGGCAATATTTCTGCAGAGGGTGGGGGTGAAAATCGTCGGAATCGCAGTTTCGAATACGACACTCTTTCCCCGCAGTACGCTGAGTTTCTGGAAAAAGAAATCTTGGAGGAATTGGGCAAGAAATACAAACTTCGGACCGATGCTGCCGGGCGTGGCATCTGCGGGATCAGTTCAGGCGGCATATGTGCCTTTACCGCTGCATGGGAACGCCCCGATCTGTTCAGCAAGGTACTTAGCCACGTGGGCAGTTTTACCAACATTCGTGGCGGAGATGTATACCCCGGAATGATTCGAAAGACCCAGCGCAAACCAATCCGTGTCTGGCTGCAGGACGGAGCCAACGACCTGGACAACCTGCACGGTTCCTGGCCGTTGATGAATCTGTCAATGGCAGCCGCACTGAAATATATGCGGTACGATTATCGCTTTGAGTTTGGCGATGGTGGCCACAACGGCAAACAGGGTGGGCAAACGATGCCGGAAGCACTGATGTGGCTCTGGCGAGATGAAGTGAAAACGGCAAAATAG